The following proteins are co-located in the Paraphotobacterium marinum genome:
- a CDS encoding AMP-binding protein, which translates to MTEKNHTGTSPIKKVKTNIENSMTDHNILNYDDFLKYSQSDKKGFWSYTVQKLNIVFDKPYRDILNLDLGVHDAKWLYGSSINIAKSCFNADKQDIALIYENKHHQIEQMSYEELKLKCMQFANSLKKQGISPGDRVAIDMPMNPESVIAYLGVILYGAVAVNIADSFSAEEIKTRLNITDVKLVITQDVVTRSGKKIELYSKVKVAGQYPCVVYCNEDKNLELKAEDISWEEFLISNFEDITHYCPPETEMTILFSSGTTGNPKAIPWNHCTPIKSASDAYYHHDVQSKDVVCWPTNLGWMMGPWLVFATLINKGTIALYDDSPLDSQFGHFIENAKVNVLGLVPSIVSSWLQKKTMNQFRWQHLKCFSSSGECSNPHQMKELMEQFDNKPIIEYCGGTETGGGYISSTLIQPNLPSFFSTPTLGGNFVILNDDGELSKRGEVFLIPPIMGLSNKLINGDHFKVYYKDCPKIDGLTLRRHGDNLIQHTNGYYQIQGRSDDAMNLGGIKVSSTQIEELITEISYVNEAAAIELSDKRGGPSKLVICYVGDKNKNDLTDMQNLIKNKLNPLFKVSSCYNLDKLPRTASNKIMRRKLREYYQHQQ; encoded by the coding sequence ATGACTGAAAAAAATCATACAGGAACATCACCAATTAAAAAAGTTAAAACAAATATAGAAAATTCAATGACTGATCATAATATTTTAAATTATGATGATTTTTTAAAGTATTCTCAAAGTGATAAAAAAGGTTTTTGGTCTTATACAGTTCAAAAATTAAATATCGTTTTTGACAAACCCTACCGGGATATTTTGAACCTTGATTTAGGTGTTCATGATGCAAAGTGGTTATATGGCTCAAGTATAAATATTGCAAAAAGTTGTTTTAATGCAGACAAACAGGATATTGCATTAATTTATGAAAATAAGCACCATCAGATTGAGCAAATGTCATATGAAGAATTAAAGCTAAAATGTATGCAGTTTGCCAATTCCTTAAAGAAACAGGGTATTTCTCCTGGTGATCGTGTTGCGATCGATATGCCAATGAACCCAGAATCTGTTATTGCTTATTTGGGAGTTATTTTATATGGTGCAGTAGCTGTTAACATAGCAGATTCATTTTCAGCTGAAGAAATAAAAACTCGTTTAAATATTACGGATGTAAAATTAGTAATAACTCAAGATGTAGTTACTAGATCTGGAAAAAAAATCGAATTATATTCAAAAGTAAAGGTTGCTGGACAGTATCCATGTGTTGTTTACTGTAACGAAGATAAAAATTTAGAACTTAAAGCCGAAGATATTTCTTGGGAAGAATTTTTGATTTCTAATTTTGAAGATATTACTCATTACTGCCCACCTGAAACAGAAATGACCATTTTATTTTCTTCGGGAACAACTGGAAATCCCAAAGCAATTCCATGGAATCATTGTACACCTATAAAATCTGCATCTGATGCATATTATCATCATGACGTACAATCAAAAGATGTCGTATGTTGGCCAACTAATTTAGGTTGGATGATGGGCCCTTGGTTAGTTTTTGCCACATTGATTAATAAAGGCACAATAGCTTTATATGACGATTCACCTTTAGATAGTCAGTTTGGTCATTTTATTGAAAATGCTAAAGTTAATGTACTTGGATTAGTTCCAAGTATTGTATCTAGTTGGTTACAAAAGAAAACAATGAATCAATTTAGATGGCAACACCTTAAATGTTTCAGTTCATCTGGTGAATGCTCTAATCCACATCAAATGAAGGAATTAATGGAACAATTTGATAATAAACCCATCATTGAATATTGTGGGGGAACCGAAACTGGTGGAGGTTATATTTCATCCACCTTAATTCAGCCTAATTTGCCCTCTTTTTTTTCTACGCCAACCTTAGGTGGAAATTTTGTAATTTTAAATGATGATGGTGAATTAAGTAAAAGGGGAGAAGTGTTTTTAATTCCTCCAATTATGGGTCTTTCAAATAAATTGATCAATGGTGACCATTTCAAAGTTTATTATAAGGATTGTCCCAAAATTGATGGACTTACTTTAAGAAGACATGGTGATAATTTAATTCAGCATACGAATGGATATTATCAGATTCAAGGTCGAAGTGATGACGCTATGAATTTAGGAGGCATAAAGGTAAGTTCCACTCAAATTGAGGAGTTAATAACAGAAATATCCTATGTAAATGAAGCTGCAGCTATAGAGCTCAGCGATAAAAGAGGTGGACCAAGTAAATTAGTAATTTGTTATGTTGGTGATAAAAACAAAAATGATTTAACTGATATGCAAAATCTAATAAAAAATAAATTAAATCCTTTATTTAAAGTAAGCTCATGTTATAACTTGGATAAACTTCCTAGAACAGCATCTAATAAAATTATGAGAAGAAAGTTAAGAGAATATTATCAGCATCAACAATAG